In Deferribacter autotrophicus, the sequence GAGCCTGTTCCTTTTATATCGATATTGATTCCTGCTGCTTGAAAGCCGAGAGGGGTTGCTACACCACCATCTTTAATTAAAATCATCATTACCTCCTATAAAAGTCCGAGAGTTTCATTAAAATCTAACATAATATTCATATTTTGGACAGCCTGGCCACTTGCTCCTTTTACCAGATTATCTATGCAAGAGATTATTACAACTTTTTCCCCTCTTTTGAAAAGAGCAATGTCAATGTAGTTTGTATTAGCTACATTTTTTATTGCTGGGATTCTACCGTCTTTATAGATTCTGACAAAAGGAGAATTTGAATAGTAATCAAATAGACATTGGTGCAGTATATCAATGTTTTTATCACTTTTTGTATAAATGGTTGATTCAATGCCTCTTGTGATAGGGAGCAGATGTGGAGTAAATACCAGATCGATGTTTGCATTCGCTTTTTTTAGGATAAAATCAATTTCTGATTCATGCCTGTGAGATAGAACTCCATATGGTTTAAAATCATCGTTTACTTCGCAAAAATGAGTTTTTTCGGTGGGTTTTTTCCCTGCGCCACTAACTCCTGATTTCGAATCAGCAATAATTTCTTCATTAATTAGTCCTTCTTTTAGAAGAGGAAAAAGAGGTATGATTATGCTTGTGGGGTAGCAACCAGGGTTCCCTAATAACTTAGAATTTTGAATATCTTTTTTGAAAATTTCAGGGATACCATAGGCTGCTTCTTTACAGAGTTCGGGATATTTATGTTTTGTTTTATAGGTGGTTTCATATATTGTAGTTTCACTGTATCTGAAGTCGGCACTTAAATCTATTACCATTTTCCCTTTTTGGTAGAAAAAGTTTGCAGCCTCCATAGATGCAGCATGGGGTAAACAGAGAAAAACAATGTCAGAATTATTTGCTACTTTTTCATAATCGTTAGGCTCTATTTCTTTGTCAAAAATTTCAGTTAGTTGAGGGTAGAGAGCAGAATAAGGAGTACCTGCATAAGTATCACTGGTAATACTACTAATTTGAATTTTAGGGTGTTTTAAAAGAATTTTTATGAGCTCAAATCCAGTGTATCCTGTGGCTCCAATAATGGCTGCTTTCATTTTAATCCTCCCTTTTCATCTAATGAGACCTTTGCTTAGTAAAAAATAAGTAAGCACAAAACTGTTACAGATTATCATTCTGTGTCCGACCAAGGCCAAACTCAGAATGACGGCATTGTGTTTAAACAACAGCAGCTGAGCAAAAATCCAAAATTTATAATTACACAAAGGTCCTTAAAATATTATATTTGAAAGATATTCAATTTTAAAGTGTTTTTTAAAAATCTGTAATTATTACAAATTTGATATATTTACAATATGTGATACAATTACTTTATGGATAGGAAAACTAAAGTTATTACCATAACAAGTGGAAAGGGTGG encodes:
- the argC gene encoding N-acetyl-gamma-glutamyl-phosphate reductase, which translates into the protein MKAAIIGATGYTGFELIKILLKHPKIQISSITSDTYAGTPYSALYPQLTEIFDKEIEPNDYEKVANNSDIVFLCLPHAASMEAANFFYQKGKMVIDLSADFRYSETTIYETTYKTKHKYPELCKEAAYGIPEIFKKDIQNSKLLGNPGCYPTSIIIPLFPLLKEGLINEEIIADSKSGVSGAGKKPTEKTHFCEVNDDFKPYGVLSHRHESEIDFILKKANANIDLVFTPHLLPITRGIESTIYTKSDKNIDILHQCLFDYYSNSPFVRIYKDGRIPAIKNVANTNYIDIALFKRGEKVVIISCIDNLVKGASGQAVQNMNIMLDFNETLGLL